A DNA window from Cystobacter fuscus DSM 2262 contains the following coding sequences:
- a CDS encoding acyl-CoA dehydrogenase — MSAGINTYKIDLRELYFTLFEQFGFGQVAGQAPFDAWGPDEAKAVLEQTYRFAKDVLGPLNASGDREGCRVENGSVITPKGFKDAWKGVYEQGFKSISASPDHGGQGGPMMLSVLVEEILSGANSAFNMYPGLAYGAAELVAECGTPEQKKLYVERMLNGTWGGTMCLTEPQAGSDVGAAKSTARKNADGTYSIRGTKIFISGGDHDLAENVIHLVLARIEGAVPGTKGLSLFIVPKIRVKPDGSLQGPNDVTLGSIEHKMGIRASATCVLNFGENDGCVGELVGGIENVGMSQMFKMMNGARIAVGIQGLALASTAYFNALEYAKDRKQGAPAHKWKDPAAPRAAIIEHADVRRMLLEMKAHVEGIRALIVKLAMHTDKAHQLAGKDDTQAAYHRGQVELLTPLVKSYASDQSFRLCAQAIQVFGGAGYCQDYPVEQYTRDSKIFSIYEGTNHIQAMDLVGRKMGQAGGAHFQQFMSDVGAFIEAQRDHKIYGDAVKQLAAAQEGLMASAMAILGWSQEPAKMTLIPLSANRFLNMMSEVAVGWLLLDAALIAERAGEKASGDEKAFYEGKKWSALWYARNVLPNVEQAARMMATEDTSSVDISTQAFGSI, encoded by the coding sequence ATGTCCGCCGGCATCAACACGTACAAGATCGACCTTCGGGAACTCTACTTCACGCTGTTCGAGCAGTTCGGCTTCGGCCAGGTCGCCGGACAAGCGCCGTTTGACGCCTGGGGTCCGGATGAGGCCAAGGCGGTGCTCGAGCAGACGTACCGCTTCGCCAAGGACGTGCTCGGACCCCTGAACGCCTCGGGCGATCGGGAGGGCTGCCGGGTGGAGAACGGCTCGGTCATCACGCCCAAGGGCTTCAAGGACGCGTGGAAGGGCGTCTACGAGCAGGGCTTCAAGTCCATCTCCGCGAGCCCCGATCACGGCGGCCAGGGCGGCCCGATGATGCTCTCGGTGCTCGTCGAGGAGATCCTCTCGGGCGCCAACTCGGCCTTCAACATGTACCCGGGCCTGGCCTACGGCGCCGCGGAGCTCGTGGCCGAGTGCGGCACGCCCGAGCAGAAGAAGCTGTACGTGGAGCGCATGCTCAACGGCACCTGGGGCGGCACCATGTGCCTGACCGAGCCCCAGGCGGGCTCGGACGTGGGCGCGGCCAAGTCCACGGCGCGCAAGAACGCGGACGGCACCTACAGCATCCGCGGCACGAAGATCTTCATCTCCGGCGGCGACCATGACCTCGCCGAGAACGTCATCCACCTGGTGCTCGCGCGCATCGAGGGCGCGGTGCCCGGCACCAAGGGCCTCTCGCTCTTCATCGTGCCGAAGATCCGCGTGAAGCCGGACGGCTCGCTCCAGGGCCCCAACGACGTCACCCTGGGCTCCATCGAGCACAAGATGGGCATCCGCGCCTCGGCCACGTGTGTGCTCAACTTCGGCGAGAACGACGGCTGTGTGGGCGAGCTCGTGGGCGGCATCGAGAACGTCGGCATGAGCCAGATGTTCAAGATGATGAACGGCGCGCGCATCGCGGTGGGCATCCAGGGCCTGGCGCTGGCGAGCACGGCCTACTTCAACGCGCTCGAGTACGCGAAGGATCGCAAGCAGGGCGCCCCGGCGCACAAGTGGAAGGATCCGGCGGCGCCCCGCGCGGCCATCATCGAGCACGCCGACGTGCGGCGCATGCTGCTGGAGATGAAGGCGCACGTGGAGGGCATCCGCGCGCTCATCGTCAAGCTGGCCATGCACACGGACAAGGCGCACCAGCTGGCGGGCAAGGACGACACCCAGGCGGCCTACCACCGCGGCCAGGTGGAACTGCTCACCCCGCTGGTGAAGTCCTACGCCTCGGATCAGTCCTTCCGGCTGTGCGCCCAGGCCATCCAGGTGTTCGGCGGCGCGGGCTACTGCCAGGACTACCCGGTGGAGCAGTACACGCGTGACTCGAAGATCTTCTCCATCTACGAGGGCACCAACCACATCCAGGCCATGGATCTGGTGGGCCGCAAGATGGGCCAGGCCGGCGGCGCGCACTTCCAGCAGTTCATGTCGGACGTGGGCGCCTTCATCGAGGCCCAGCGCGACCACAAGATCTACGGCGACGCCGTCAAGCAGCTCGCCGCCGCGCAGGAGGGCCTGATGGCCAGCGCCATGGCGATCCTCGGCTGGTCGCAGGAGCCGGCGAAGATGACGCTCATCCCGCTGTCGGCCAACCGCTTCCTCAACATGATGTCGGAAGTGGCCGTGGGCTGGCTGCTCCTGGACGCGGCCCTCATCGCCGAGCGCGCGGGCGAGAAGGCCTCGGGCGACGAGAAGGCCTTCTACGAGGGCAAGAAGTGGAGCGCGCTGTGGTACGCGCGCAACGTGCTGCCCAACGTGGAGCAGGCCGCGCGCATGATGGCCACCGAGGACACCTCCTCGGTGGACATCTCCACGCAGGCGTTCGGCTCCATCTGA
- a CDS encoding ExbD/TolR family protein — MAMGKIPGDSEGGDEVGFAEINITPLTDIFLVLLIIFMVTSSVIVQQAPSGGAQTGLKVNLPKGGATDVTARATDMSVAILSDGRFVLGGNVVSEDELKRAFTDAQQKDPDTIVIVQADEGVPHGTVVQVMELAKGAGLGQLAIGVREPQ, encoded by the coding sequence ATGGCGATGGGCAAGATACCCGGCGACTCCGAGGGGGGTGACGAGGTCGGGTTCGCGGAGATCAACATCACTCCGCTGACCGACATCTTCCTCGTGCTGCTCATCATCTTCATGGTGACCAGCTCGGTCATCGTGCAGCAGGCGCCCAGCGGCGGAGCCCAGACGGGCCTCAAGGTGAACCTGCCCAAGGGCGGCGCCACGGACGTCACCGCGCGCGCCACGGACATGTCCGTGGCGATCCTCTCGGACGGGAGATTCGTGCTCGGCGGCAACGTCGTCAGCGAGGACGAACTCAAGCGCGCCTTCACCGACGCCCAGCAGAAGGATCCCGACACCATCGTCATCGTCCAGGCGGACGAGGGCGTGCCCCATGGCACGGTGGTGCAGGTGATGGAGCTGGCCAAGGGCGCGGGACTCGGACAGCTCGCCATCGGCGTGCGCGAGCCCCAATAA
- a CDS encoding MotA/TolQ/ExbB proton channel family protein, which produces MSLSDILHYLRIGGFTLAFLLLASTVALVVAIERLITLWGVSERSRLLGDTVHKHLLRGDIAAARSATERSNAAVADIFLAGFDRFERTRGSCEGVDSAVERERAQVGLRLRRNLWLLATIGSLTPFVGLFGTVAGIMKSFKDLGLDVAAGGTGGTGAVMTGISEALVATAVGILVAVQAMAFYNYFQARLSRVLVELRLLGEEFVELLRERPLGAPAALAPAAPAAVAEARSPTDT; this is translated from the coding sequence ATGAGCCTTTCCGACATCCTCCACTACCTGCGCATCGGCGGCTTCACCCTCGCCTTCCTCCTGCTCGCCTCCACGGTGGCGCTGGTGGTGGCCATCGAGCGGCTCATCACCCTCTGGGGGGTGAGCGAGCGCTCCCGGCTGCTCGGGGACACCGTGCACAAGCACCTGTTGCGCGGAGACATCGCCGCGGCCCGCTCCGCCACCGAGCGCTCCAATGCGGCCGTGGCCGACATCTTCCTCGCGGGCTTCGATCGCTTCGAGCGCACGCGCGGCAGTTGTGAGGGAGTGGACTCGGCGGTGGAGCGCGAGCGCGCCCAGGTGGGCCTGCGCCTGCGCCGCAACCTGTGGTTGCTGGCCACCATCGGCTCGCTGACGCCGTTCGTGGGCCTGTTCGGCACGGTGGCCGGCATCATGAAGTCCTTCAAGGACCTGGGCCTGGACGTGGCGGCGGGAGGCACGGGCGGCACCGGCGCGGTGATGACGGGCATCTCCGAGGCGCTGGTGGCCACCGCGGTGGGCATCCTCGTGGCCGTGCAGGCCATGGCCTTCTACAACTACTTCCAGGCCCGGCTGTCGCGCGTGCTCGTGGAGCTGCGGCTGTTGGGAGAAGAGTTCGTCGAGCTCTTGCGCGAGCGGCCCCTGGGAGCTCCCGCCGCCCTCGCTCCCGCCGCCCCCGCGGCTGTCGCGGAAGCGCGTTCCCCCACGGACACCTGA
- a CDS encoding DUF4292 domain-containing protein: MNRAAVAIFLALVCSGCPKRLDFGPRGRITQPEELFRLTREAQDVTATLQGDGKLRVESPQGTGTVSVFLAASRPGLLRVEMFDFFNRPIAVLVTDGQRFGLLQFQENKFYQGPATPQNLSRFLPLALPSEELVSVMLGRVPFIPAERMTLGVDDKEALYVLTLVRGGVSQVLHIHPRHLRVVRSEVQGARTYALEYGRFEPQGDAVFPHQVTLRAASADTSLGLRYTDVTLNEAPDLTLFDLSAPEGVSVVEVDEGGQALPPVALPPAAPGS, translated from the coding sequence ATGAACCGCGCTGCCGTCGCAATCTTCCTGGCCCTCGTTTGTTCAGGCTGTCCCAAGCGCCTGGATTTCGGGCCCCGGGGCCGTATCACCCAGCCCGAGGAGCTCTTCCGCCTGACCCGCGAGGCCCAGGACGTCACGGCGACGCTCCAGGGGGATGGCAAGCTGCGCGTCGAGTCTCCCCAGGGCACGGGCACCGTGTCCGTCTTCCTGGCCGCCTCCCGGCCGGGCCTGCTCCGGGTGGAGATGTTCGACTTCTTCAACCGCCCCATCGCCGTGCTCGTCACCGACGGCCAGCGCTTCGGGCTGCTCCAATTCCAGGAGAACAAGTTCTACCAGGGGCCCGCCACCCCCCAGAACCTGTCGCGCTTCCTGCCGCTCGCCCTGCCGAGCGAGGAGCTGGTTTCCGTGATGCTCGGCCGGGTGCCCTTCATCCCCGCCGAGCGGATGACGCTCGGGGTGGACGATAAGGAGGCGCTCTATGTCCTCACCCTGGTGCGCGGCGGCGTGTCCCAGGTGCTGCACATCCATCCCCGTCACCTGCGGGTGGTGCGCAGCGAGGTCCAGGGGGCGCGCACCTACGCGCTGGAGTACGGCCGCTTCGAGCCCCAGGGCGACGCCGTCTTCCCCCACCAGGTGACGCTCCGGGCCGCTTCGGCGGACACCTCCCTGGGGCTGCGCTACACCGATGTCACGCTGAATGAGGCCCCGGACCTCACCCTCTTCGATTTGTCCGCCCCCGAGGGCGTTTCCGTCGTCGAGGTGGACGAGGGGGGACAGGCCCTGCCCCCGGTCGCCCTGCCGCCCGCCGCGCCGGGCTCCTGA
- a CDS encoding type IV fimbrial assembly, ATPase PilB, which produces MAQIKLGELLIKANVLQESQLKAALAEQAKWGGKLGEILVRMNFVSEDILVRALSKQLAIPAVNLDALKEVPKHVLNRVPVQTARDFALLPMQLRDDGKTLVVAIADPLNVRQLDELRAITKCRIVPNVAGRTAIARAMARFYEDGGELEDADTNFKVVDSHGRTVVRNMKDSPATQPAPAPAPMPPMASRESPSVRSGASPVEMLRGVEEVQRKEVAALKAMVELLIEKGVFTRDEYLAKVKR; this is translated from the coding sequence ATGGCACAGATCAAGCTCGGCGAACTGCTGATCAAGGCGAATGTGCTCCAGGAGAGCCAGCTCAAGGCGGCGCTCGCGGAGCAGGCGAAATGGGGCGGAAAACTGGGAGAAATCCTGGTGCGGATGAACTTCGTGTCCGAGGACATCCTCGTCCGGGCGCTCTCCAAGCAGCTCGCCATCCCCGCGGTGAACCTGGACGCACTCAAGGAAGTCCCCAAGCACGTGCTCAACCGGGTTCCGGTCCAGACGGCTCGGGACTTCGCGCTGCTGCCCATGCAGTTGCGCGATGACGGCAAGACGCTGGTGGTGGCCATCGCGGATCCGCTCAACGTGCGGCAGTTGGACGAGCTGCGCGCCATCACCAAGTGCCGCATCGTCCCCAACGTGGCGGGCCGCACGGCCATCGCGCGCGCCATGGCTCGCTTCTACGAGGACGGGGGCGAGCTGGAGGACGCGGACACCAACTTCAAGGTGGTGGACTCCCATGGCCGCACCGTCGTGCGGAACATGAAGGACTCGCCCGCCACCCAGCCCGCTCCCGCTCCGGCCCCCATGCCGCCCATGGCCTCGCGCGAGTCGCCCTCGGTGCGCTCGGGCGCCAGCCCCGTGGAGATGCTGCGCGGCGTGGAGGAGGTGCAGCGCAAGGAGGTCGCGGCCCTCAAGGCCATGGTGGAGCTGCTCATCGAGAAGGGCGTCTTCACCCGCGATGAGTACCTGGCCAAGGTCAAGCGTTAG
- a CDS encoding ATPase — MRKKIGELLLESGVINPEQIRKALGKQQRTRARGVRLGSVIVTLGFASLPEVARALARQANLPFVELPEIPPEVRALVPLDFQIEHRLVPFRLEREGRVERLHVAVDDPSDLRPVEELSFQLNKPIRVHVAAEDDLDRVLELVSGRVVDELEDEDEPLEMAHGGRADVSLLDWEPPVSAKPRPPPPPPFSDEDEDITLITPRAPAKARNAALPPPPPQENGEVLDELLGEGVREADDAAPEEESRKGVPVVVFGGAAKGTPLPPPRPELPDISEEDLKVLEDLERMADGAEAELHTEKVKPARMVASLIRLLIRKRLIHEEEFLEELSRK, encoded by the coding sequence ATGCGCAAGAAGATTGGCGAGCTCCTCCTCGAGTCCGGCGTCATCAATCCGGAGCAGATCCGCAAGGCGCTCGGTAAGCAGCAGCGCACCCGGGCCCGTGGCGTGCGGCTGGGCTCGGTCATCGTCACCCTGGGCTTCGCCTCCCTTCCCGAGGTGGCCCGGGCGCTCGCCCGGCAGGCCAACCTCCCGTTCGTCGAGCTGCCAGAGATTCCCCCCGAGGTGCGCGCGCTCGTGCCGCTCGACTTCCAGATCGAGCACCGCCTCGTGCCGTTCCGGCTCGAGCGCGAGGGGCGCGTGGAGCGGCTGCACGTGGCGGTGGATGATCCCTCGGATCTGCGCCCCGTGGAGGAGCTGAGCTTCCAGCTCAACAAGCCCATCCGCGTGCACGTGGCCGCCGAGGACGACCTGGATCGGGTGCTGGAGCTGGTGAGTGGCCGGGTGGTGGACGAGCTGGAGGACGAGGACGAGCCGCTGGAGATGGCGCACGGCGGCCGGGCCGACGTGTCCCTCCTGGATTGGGAGCCGCCTGTCTCCGCGAAGCCCAGGCCCCCGCCGCCTCCTCCCTTCTCCGACGAGGACGAGGACATCACCCTCATCACCCCTCGCGCCCCCGCGAAGGCCCGGAACGCCGCGCTGCCGCCCCCGCCTCCCCAGGAGAACGGGGAGGTGCTCGACGAGCTGCTCGGTGAGGGCGTGCGCGAGGCCGACGACGCGGCCCCCGAGGAGGAATCGCGCAAGGGTGTGCCCGTGGTCGTCTTCGGAGGGGCCGCCAAGGGCACGCCGCTGCCGCCGCCCCGGCCCGAGCTGCCCGACATCTCCGAGGAAGACCTCAAGGTACTCGAGGACCTCGAGCGCATGGCGGATGGCGCCGAGGCGGAGCTGCACACGGAGAAGGTGAAGCCCGCGCGCATGGTGGCCAGCCTCATCCGCCTGCTCATCCGCAAGCGCCTCATCCACGAGGAGGAGTTCCTGGAGGAGTTGTCCCGGAAGTGA